The DNA sequence TAATCTTTTTTCCTATAATCTTTTTTTTCAATTCTCTAACCGTTGTTTCAACTTCCGGCAGTTCTGGCATAACTAATTTAGTTTATAAAAAACTGCAAAATTAAAAAACATTTCGGATGTCCTGGTTTTTATAGATACTTTTTAATTTTGTCGAATATTTCTTCAAGCGTAAAGTTCGCTTTTATCAAATAATCCTTTGCGCCAAGAGACAAAGCTCTTTCTACGTCTTCCTTCTGCCCGAGATTCGAAAGCACGATAACAGGGACTTCACTGGTTTTTGGATTCTCTTTTATCTTTTTCAAAACATCAAACCCGTTAATTCCTGGCAATATAAGGTCAAGCAACATTAAATCAGGCATTTCTTCTCCGGCTTTTTTAACTCCTTCTTCGCCGTCCACCGCTGAAACAACCGTTAAATTTTCGTCTTGTAATTTTCTTGAAAGTAAATCTCTTAAAAATTTGTCATCTTCGACAATTAAAATCTTTGCCATAAGATTATTGACTTTTTTTATTAACTACTTAATTGTTTTTTAACTTTTTCTATAACTTCATCAGGGTCAAACTGGGTTTTAATTAAATAATCCTTTACTCCGAGATCTAGCGCTCTTGAAATTTCAA is a window from the Candidatus Paceibacterota bacterium genome containing:
- a CDS encoding response regulator, which translates into the protein MAKILIVEDDKFLRDLLSRKLQDENLTVVSAVDGEEGVKKAGEEMPDLMLLDLILPGINGFDVLKKIKENPKTSEVPVIVLSNLGQKEDVERALSLGAKDYLIKANFTLEEIFDKIKKYL